In one Saimiri boliviensis isolate mSaiBol1 chromosome 3, mSaiBol1.pri, whole genome shotgun sequence genomic region, the following are encoded:
- the PYURF gene encoding protein preY, mitochondrial — protein MLSGARGRVCSALRGTRAQLSAAAGRCLHASSSRPSADQNKRPEETPRTFDPALLEFLVCPLSKRPLRYEASTNELINEELGIAYPIIDGIPNMIPQAARMTHQSKKQEELEQH, from the exons ATGCTGAGCGGAGCGCGCGGCAGGGTCTGCTCAGCCCTGCGGGGAACACGCGCGCAGCTGTCCGCAGCCGCCGGTAGGTGCCTGCACGCGTCGAGCTCGCGGCCTTCGGCCGACCAGAACAAGAGGCCGGAAGAGACGCCCCGTACCTTCGATCCGGCGCTGCTGGAGTTCCTGGTGTGCCCGCTTTCCAAGAGGCCGCTCAG ATATGAAGCATCAACAAATGAATTGATTAATGAAGAATTGGGAATAGCTTATCCAATCATTGATGGGATTCCTAATATGATACCACAGGCAGCTAGGATGACGCATCAAAGTAAGAAGCAAGAAGAACTGGAGCAGCACTag
- the PIGY gene encoding phosphatidylinositol N-acetylglucosaminyltransferase subunit Y, translated as MFLSLPTLTVLIPLVSLAGLFYSASVEENFPQGCTSTASLCFYSLLLPITIPVYVFFHLWTWMGIKLFRHN; from the coding sequence ATGTTTCTGTCTCTTCCTACCTTGACTGTTCTTATTCCACTGGTTTCTTTAGCAGGACTGTTTTACTCAGCCTCTGTGGAAGAAAACTTCCCACAGGGCTGCACTAGCACAGCCAGCCTTTGCTTTTACAGTCTGCTCTTGCCTATTACCATACCAGTGTATGTGTTCTTCCACCTTTGGACTTGGATGGGTATTAAACTCTTTAGGCATAATTGA